The following are encoded together in the Streptomyces flavofungini genome:
- a CDS encoding site-2 protease family protein, producing MKETMRLGRIAGVRVGLHWSVLFIVVLVVLSLARGRFPHSHPGEPTWVYWALGVITAVVFLVSLLAHEMAHAVAARRNGVAVDGVTLWMLGGVARLRGEAKDPGTEFRVAGVGPLTSALAAVFFAGVAAWMEVLSAPGLAVECVGWLAMINLVLAVFNALPAAPLDGGRVLRAYLWHRWGDPVRAARGAAATGQFLGWFMLLTGFASVLMTGALGGLWAALVGWFLIAVATTEARAAELRGVLGDMAVRQVMTPDPVTVVDTATVAGFLGTMPFQRHRHTAFPVVTVDGAVVGLVSVRRINRTPLPDRSDTVLRNVMRPLAEVSTARPDDLVVDLMPRLRTAPERRALVLDGGRLVGIVAMSDVDRALSWLDAGKRTRH from the coding sequence ATGAAAGAGACCATGAGGCTCGGCCGGATCGCCGGTGTACGCGTCGGACTGCACTGGAGCGTGCTGTTCATCGTCGTCCTCGTCGTGCTCTCGCTCGCCCGGGGACGTTTCCCGCACTCTCACCCGGGCGAACCGACGTGGGTGTACTGGGCGCTCGGCGTCATCACGGCTGTGGTGTTTCTCGTCTCCCTGCTGGCCCACGAGATGGCCCACGCGGTCGCCGCGCGCCGCAACGGCGTGGCCGTCGACGGTGTCACGCTGTGGATGCTCGGTGGGGTCGCGCGACTGCGCGGTGAGGCGAAGGACCCGGGCACGGAGTTCCGCGTCGCCGGAGTGGGCCCCTTGACGAGCGCGCTCGCCGCGGTGTTCTTCGCCGGTGTCGCGGCGTGGATGGAGGTGCTGTCCGCGCCGGGCCTCGCGGTGGAGTGCGTCGGCTGGCTCGCCATGATCAACCTCGTGCTCGCGGTGTTCAACGCGCTGCCCGCGGCGCCGCTGGACGGCGGACGGGTGCTGCGGGCCTATCTGTGGCACCGCTGGGGTGACCCGGTACGGGCCGCCCGCGGTGCCGCCGCCACCGGCCAGTTCCTCGGCTGGTTCATGCTCCTCACGGGCTTTGCCTCCGTGCTGATGACAGGGGCGCTCGGGGGACTGTGGGCGGCACTCGTCGGGTGGTTCCTGATCGCCGTCGCCACCACGGAGGCGCGCGCGGCGGAGTTGCGAGGCGTGCTGGGGGACATGGCGGTACGTCAGGTGATGACACCGGACCCGGTCACGGTGGTGGACACGGCCACCGTCGCGGGCTTCCTGGGCACCATGCCGTTCCAGCGTCACCGGCACACGGCGTTCCCCGTGGTGACGGTGGACGGGGCCGTGGTCGGTCTGGTGTCGGTCCGACGGATCAACCGCACACCCCTGCCGGACCGCTCGGACACGGTGCTGCGGAACGTCATGCGCCCGCTCGCCGAAGTCTCCACGGCGCGCCCCGACGACCTGGTGGTGGACCTGATGCCGCGCCTTCGGACCGCTCCGGAGCGGCGTGCCCTCGTGCTGGACGGCGGACGCCTCGTGGGGATCGTGGCGATGTCGGACGTCGACCGTGCGCTGTCCTGGCTCGACGCCGGGAAACGCACCAGGCACTGA
- a CDS encoding DUF305 domain-containing protein: MSTMSSMPRRAAPVAVLASVAIVLGGCGGDGGTNDSTSDTRASVTAQGRQHNRADVTFTQRMVPHHRQAIEMAEMARTHTTSTEIKAFAAKVEHVRTAELATMCAWLEKWGEEIPRGTGARDDPARGHDREGHHDARGMTHQERMRHLDGTHDAEFDRSFLTMMTDHHQGAIDQARAVKSTGAHAATKALADTVISTRSAEIARMKAMMGVS; encoded by the coding sequence ATGTCCACGATGAGTTCCATGCCCCGTCGCGCCGCCCCCGTCGCCGTGCTCGCGAGTGTGGCGATCGTTCTCGGTGGCTGCGGCGGCGACGGTGGCACCAACGACAGCACTTCCGACACCCGCGCGTCCGTGACAGCCCAAGGGCGACAGCACAATCGGGCGGACGTGACGTTCACGCAGCGAATGGTCCCTCATCACCGCCAGGCCATCGAGATGGCCGAGATGGCACGGACCCACACCACCTCCACCGAGATCAAGGCTTTCGCGGCGAAGGTCGAACACGTACGCACCGCTGAACTCGCCACGATGTGCGCTTGGCTGGAGAAATGGGGAGAGGAAATCCCCCGGGGCACGGGCGCCAGGGATGACCCGGCCCGCGGGCACGATCGGGAGGGCCACCACGACGCACGCGGGATGACGCACCAGGAACGGATGCGGCACCTGGACGGCACCCACGACGCGGAGTTCGACAGGTCGTTCCTGACCATGATGACCGACCACCATCAGGGAGCGATCGACCAGGCCCGCGCGGTGAAGTCGACCGGTGCGCACGCCGCGACCAAAGCCCTCGCGGACACCGTCATCAGCACCCGGAGCGCGGAGATCGCCCGCATGAAGGCGATGATGGGCGTCAGCTGA
- a CDS encoding Acg family FMN-binding oxidoreductase — translation MTAERSPSPHVRAAHHLVRAAVMAPSLHNSQPWLFAYADSALLMYADYRRRLPFCDPHGRQLTISCGAALFNLRLAIRHLGFRPVVRLFPEVGTSWLLARVGWGAYAKVTPEVELMHQALRRRHTHRGPFSAARVPASLVEALARHARAEGVQLVALEDATARGRLSRLVHEAEARERRVPGFREELLRWSRPFGNDRGDGVPAEACAFHPDCVALAGRDFTGLTRRRATARPRETWPARTGLMVVLTTPRDTRQDWLRAGQALQRVLLCAAGHEFAAGFHTQPLEFADLRALVRTLAPSGQHPQMVLRLGRINWQVRTPRRSPAEVLPRDTVAPTGTGHAA, via the coding sequence ATGACCGCCGAGCGGAGTCCTTCGCCCCATGTCCGTGCGGCCCACCACTTGGTGCGCGCGGCCGTCATGGCGCCTTCGCTGCACAACTCCCAGCCCTGGCTGTTCGCGTACGCCGACAGCGCGCTGCTGATGTACGCCGACTACCGGCGCCGGCTGCCGTTCTGCGACCCCCACGGGCGGCAACTCACGATCAGCTGCGGCGCGGCTCTGTTCAACCTGCGGCTCGCCATCCGGCACCTGGGCTTCAGGCCGGTGGTCCGCCTCTTCCCTGAGGTGGGAACGTCCTGGCTGCTGGCACGCGTGGGGTGGGGAGCGTACGCCAAGGTGACGCCCGAGGTGGAACTGATGCACCAGGCTCTGCGGCGTCGGCACACGCACCGCGGGCCCTTCTCGGCTGCCCGCGTACCCGCCTCGTTGGTGGAGGCCCTGGCGCGGCACGCACGGGCCGAGGGCGTCCAGTTGGTCGCTTTGGAGGACGCGACGGCGCGCGGGCGCCTCAGCCGGCTCGTCCACGAGGCCGAGGCCCGGGAGCGTCGCGTCCCCGGCTTCCGCGAGGAGTTGCTGCGCTGGTCCCGTCCCTTCGGGAACGACCGTGGCGACGGGGTGCCCGCGGAGGCCTGCGCGTTCCATCCGGACTGCGTCGCCCTGGCCGGACGCGACTTCACCGGCCTCACCCGGCGCCGGGCCACGGCCCGGCCGCGCGAGACATGGCCCGCGCGCACCGGCCTCATGGTCGTGCTCACCACCCCGCGCGACACCCGTCAGGACTGGTTGCGCGCGGGTCAGGCCCTGCAGCGCGTCCTGCTGTGCGCCGCGGGCCACGAGTTCGCCGCCGGATTCCACACCCAGCCCCTGGAGTTCGCGGACCTGCGAGCTCTGGTGCGCACCCTGGCCCCTTCGGGACAGCACCCACAGATGGTCCTGAGGCTCGGCCGGATCAACTGGCAGGTGCGGACGCCCCGGCGTTCCCCCGCCGAGGTGCTGCCCCGCGACACCGTGGCACCCACCGGGACCGGCCACGCCGCGTGA
- a CDS encoding universal stress protein has protein sequence MEASAVVVGVDGSVRGDMAAAWAAREAARRGLLLRVVYVSGEPEPEPEPEPEADPGRLWPPRPYCPATRIAARLTDEHPRLRAEVVVPRGAAVPSLLAHADRADMLVVGARGTGGSAGLPVGSVARGAVERARCPVVLVPMAPVDSGVDRRPAKVTLGLGGGELPASAVEFAFEAAVCRGAFLHAVHACAPPDGPAGPAEWAARVEEEQRVLSCHLRPWREKYSQVRVLEHVVLQRPAVALPQAAQFTELTVVGHRGAVLGPVVLSLLRHSRSPVAVVPG, from the coding sequence ATGGAGGCATCGGCTGTCGTCGTCGGCGTCGACGGTTCCGTGCGCGGCGACATGGCAGCGGCCTGGGCGGCGCGGGAGGCCGCACGCCGCGGCCTCCTGCTGCGTGTGGTGTACGTGTCGGGCGAACCCGAACCCGAACCCGAACCCGAGCCCGAGGCGGATCCGGGCCGACTGTGGCCCCCGCGGCCTTACTGCCCGGCGACCCGCATCGCGGCGCGGCTCACGGACGAGCATCCCCGACTGCGGGCGGAGGTGGTGGTGCCACGCGGTGCCGCGGTTCCCTCGCTGCTCGCCCATGCCGACAGGGCGGACATGCTCGTGGTGGGGGCCCGGGGCACGGGTGGAAGCGCGGGACTGCCCGTCGGATCGGTGGCACGCGGGGCGGTCGAGCGTGCGAGGTGCCCCGTGGTGCTGGTGCCGATGGCTCCGGTGGACAGTGGCGTCGACCGGCGGCCGGCCAAGGTGACGCTCGGCCTCGGCGGCGGCGAACTTCCCGCGAGTGCTGTGGAGTTCGCCTTCGAGGCCGCGGTCTGTCGCGGGGCGTTTCTGCACGCCGTGCATGCCTGCGCCCCACCCGACGGACCCGCGGGACCTGCGGAATGGGCCGCTCGGGTGGAGGAGGAGCAGCGGGTGCTCTCCTGCCACCTACGTCCGTGGCGGGAGAAGTACTCGCAGGTGCGGGTACTGGAGCACGTCGTCCTGCAGCGGCCCGCCGTGGCGCTGCCGCAGGCCGCGCAGTTCACCGAGTTGACCGTGGTGGGCCATCGCGGTGCGGTGCTCGGGCCGGTCGTCCTCAGCCTGTTGCGGCACTCCAGGAGCCCTGTGGCGGTGGTGCCCGGATGA
- the ppdK gene encoding pyruvate, phosphate dikinase, producing the protein MATYVYAFTEGHRGMADLLGGKGANLAEMTRLGLPVPPGFTVTTEACRAYLATGAEPDGLADEIATHLAALERGAGRRLGQADDPLLLSVRSGARFSMPGMMETVLDIGLTDDSVRGLAKVSGSERFAFDSYRRLVQMFGSTVMGVDSALFEEAVAGLKESRGVPDDLGLDASDLAGLVETYKNLIREQTGQDFPQSPAEQLQRSIRAVFASWNGERARLYRRREHIADDLGTAINVQRMVFGNLGADSGSGVAFTRDPATGRSGPYGDYLSNAQGEDVVAGVRNTVPLAELQRLDPSSYALLRRHLATLEAHYRDLCDIEFTIERGTLWMLQTRVGKRTAEAAFVIAAELADEGLITPDEGLARVDGEGLARLMFPRFDVEAVGAALAHGLAASPGAAVGTAVFDCAEAVRRADAGEQVVLVRQETTPDDLPGMVAARAVLTSRGGRTSHAAVVARGMGKVCVCGAEEITVDARERRFTAGGVTVEEGTVISVDGSTGAVYAGAVPLVDSVVMRYLETGERSAGLVDAVARAMERADGARRMEVRANADTPEDAARARRFGAQGIGLCRTEHMFLGDRRRLVEAMILARTDEERERALGALLPLQRQDFVGILEAMDGLPVTIRLLDPPLHEFLPDRTELAVRIAAAEAHGDRTSDHDAELLDAVNRMHEENPMLGLRGVRLGLVAPGLVAMQVRAVAEAVVERKRAGGAPRAEIMVPLIDAVEELHLVREEVRQVLAEVAAATGVPVSCPVGTMIELPRAALTAGRIAREAEFFSFGTNDLTQTTWGFSRDDVEAAFFSAYLDKGIFKVSPFETIDHEGVGRLVRIAVAEGRAARPGLTIGVCGEHGGDPESVGFFHAAGLDYVSCSPFRVPVARLEAGRAALAGTDTSDSR; encoded by the coding sequence ATGGCCACGTACGTGTACGCGTTCACCGAGGGCCACCGAGGCATGGCCGACCTGCTCGGCGGCAAGGGCGCCAACCTGGCCGAGATGACCCGGCTCGGCCTTCCCGTGCCCCCCGGATTCACCGTCACCACCGAGGCCTGCCGCGCCTACCTCGCCACCGGGGCCGAGCCGGACGGCCTGGCCGACGAGATCGCCACGCACCTGGCCGCCCTGGAGCGGGGTGCCGGGCGCCGACTCGGGCAGGCGGACGACCCGTTGCTCCTGTCCGTGCGGTCCGGGGCGCGCTTCTCCATGCCCGGCATGATGGAGACCGTCCTGGACATCGGCCTCACCGACGACTCCGTGCGGGGTCTGGCCAAGGTGTCGGGGAGCGAGCGCTTCGCCTTCGACTCCTACCGCCGCCTCGTCCAGATGTTCGGCAGTACGGTGATGGGCGTCGACTCCGCCCTGTTCGAGGAGGCCGTCGCCGGCCTGAAGGAGTCCCGGGGCGTCCCGGACGACCTGGGTCTGGACGCCTCCGACCTCGCCGGGCTCGTCGAGACGTACAAGAACCTCATCCGCGAGCAGACCGGCCAGGACTTCCCCCAGTCCCCCGCCGAGCAGTTGCAGCGCTCGATCCGTGCCGTCTTCGCGTCCTGGAACGGCGAGCGGGCCCGCCTCTACCGCCGTCGCGAGCACATCGCCGACGACCTGGGCACCGCGATCAACGTCCAGCGCATGGTCTTCGGCAACCTCGGTGCCGACTCCGGCAGCGGCGTCGCCTTCACCCGTGACCCGGCCACCGGTCGCAGCGGACCGTACGGCGACTACCTTTCCAACGCCCAGGGCGAGGACGTCGTCGCGGGCGTCCGCAACACCGTGCCGCTGGCCGAACTCCAGCGCCTGGACCCGTCGTCGTACGCGCTGCTGCGCAGGCACCTGGCGACGCTGGAGGCCCACTACCGGGACCTGTGCGACATCGAGTTCACCATCGAGCGCGGCACGCTGTGGATGCTGCAGACCCGGGTCGGCAAGCGGACCGCCGAGGCGGCGTTCGTCATCGCCGCCGAGCTGGCCGACGAGGGGCTGATCACTCCCGACGAAGGCCTGGCCCGTGTCGACGGAGAGGGCTTGGCCCGGCTGATGTTCCCCCGGTTCGACGTCGAGGCCGTCGGTGCGGCGCTCGCGCACGGTCTCGCGGCGTCGCCCGGCGCCGCCGTCGGGACGGCGGTCTTCGACTGTGCCGAGGCCGTGCGCCGCGCCGACGCCGGGGAGCAGGTCGTGCTGGTCCGGCAGGAGACCACCCCCGACGATCTGCCGGGCATGGTCGCCGCCCGGGCCGTCCTGACCAGCCGCGGCGGCAGGACCAGTCACGCGGCCGTCGTCGCCCGCGGCATGGGCAAGGTCTGTGTGTGCGGCGCCGAGGAGATCACCGTCGACGCCCGGGAACGCCGCTTCACCGCCGGTGGCGTCACCGTCGAGGAGGGCACGGTCATCTCCGTCGACGGCTCCACGGGTGCCGTGTACGCCGGGGCGGTGCCGTTGGTCGACTCCGTGGTCATGCGCTACCTCGAGACGGGCGAGCGCTCCGCCGGCCTGGTGGACGCCGTGGCCCGCGCCATGGAGCGGGCCGACGGTGCCCGGCGCATGGAAGTACGAGCCAACGCCGACACCCCTGAGGACGCCGCGCGGGCCCGCCGCTTCGGTGCGCAGGGCATCGGCCTGTGCCGAACCGAGCACATGTTCCTCGGTGACCGGCGACGGCTGGTGGAAGCGATGATCCTGGCCCGTACGGACGAGGAGCGGGAACGGGCGCTGGGAGCCCTGCTTCCCCTGCAGCGACAGGACTTCGTCGGCATTCTGGAGGCCATGGACGGCCTGCCGGTCACCATCCGCCTCCTCGATCCGCCGCTGCACGAGTTCCTGCCCGACCGCACCGAACTCGCCGTCCGCATCGCCGCCGCCGAGGCACACGGTGACCGGACCAGCGACCATGACGCCGAGCTGCTCGACGCCGTGAACCGCATGCACGAGGAGAACCCGATGCTCGGCCTGCGCGGCGTACGGCTGGGCCTGGTGGCTCCGGGCCTGGTCGCCATGCAGGTGCGGGCGGTCGCCGAAGCGGTGGTGGAGCGCAAGCGGGCGGGAGGAGCCCCGCGGGCCGAGATCATGGTCCCGCTGATCGACGCGGTCGAGGAACTCCACCTCGTACGTGAGGAAGTGCGCCAGGTGCTCGCCGAGGTCGCGGCGGCCACGGGCGTCCCGGTGTCGTGCCCGGTCGGCACCATGATCGAGCTGCCCCGGGCCGCCCTCACCGCGGGGCGCATCGCCCGCGAGGCCGAGTTCTTCTCCTTCGGAACGAACGACCTCACCCAGACCACCTGGGGCTTCTCCCGCGACGACGTCGAGGCCGCCTTCTTCTCCGCCTACCTCGACAAGGGCATCTTCAAGGTGTCCCCGTTCGAGACGATCGACCACGAGGGGGTGGGCCGACTGGTCCGGATCGCCGTCGCGGAGGGCCGGGCGGCCCGGCCCGGGCTGACGATCGGGGTCTGTGGCGAGCACGGCGGCGACCCGGAGTCGGTCGGCTTCTTCCACGCGGCGGGACTCGACTATGTGTCCTGCTCCCCGTTCCGTGTGCCGGTAGCCCGCCTTGAGGCCGGGCGGGCGGCACTCGCCGGAACGGACACGAGCGACAGCAGGTGA
- a CDS encoding erythromycin esterase family protein: MIGNGKRRAAALALAATLTPTAAAQAAPVAPASAVASDPVRALDRIAHPLRSAEPGTGTADLRALGVMVGDAKVVGVGEATHGSHEFFALKDRVFRYLVERKGFTTFALEISWSAGLRIDDYLQRGDGDRTARQVVHEVMAGSPWDREEFATLIQWMRDHNLQHPDRPVHFLGDDIGAPRIDEPVFDSVTDYVRRTRPESMPRLNELLTGLRPLDDAIAYLERPLAQRQQNAAKAKQVLDLVRGQRSAGGEDFEFVLQNARNIAQTYTFLSADLGDQASLTAMQRYRDQVMAETTAWWQRRTGGKVLLSAHNDHAGYAASDPTLYPKTQGSFLRDTLGVDYLAIGTTFERGSFLSKDQALGGEWKKFTVGPAGPGTNECTLDQVRYRDYYADLRKAPAAARSWLGLSRPTYSVGTQYPNDRTTEVAIGVAYDVLVHLHTVREAKEL, encoded by the coding sequence ATGATCGGCAATGGGAAGCGACGCGCGGCGGCCCTCGCCCTGGCCGCGACGCTGACCCCCACGGCGGCTGCGCAGGCAGCACCGGTGGCGCCCGCGTCGGCCGTCGCGTCGGACCCCGTCCGCGCCCTTGACCGTATCGCCCATCCGCTGCGGTCTGCGGAGCCGGGCACCGGAACGGCCGATCTGCGCGCCCTGGGGGTGATGGTGGGCGACGCCAAGGTGGTCGGCGTGGGTGAGGCCACGCACGGCTCGCACGAATTCTTCGCCCTGAAGGACCGGGTCTTTCGCTACCTCGTCGAGCGGAAGGGATTCACCACGTTCGCCCTGGAGATCAGCTGGTCGGCGGGTCTGCGGATCGACGACTACCTCCAGCGCGGCGACGGTGACCGCACCGCACGGCAGGTCGTGCACGAGGTGATGGCCGGATCTCCCTGGGATCGTGAGGAGTTTGCGACCCTCATCCAGTGGATGCGCGACCACAACCTCCAACACCCCGACCGCCCGGTCCACTTCCTGGGCGACGACATCGGTGCGCCCAGGATCGACGAACCGGTCTTCGACAGCGTCACCGACTACGTCCGGCGGACCCGTCCGGAGTCGATGCCGCGCCTGAACGAGCTTCTCACCGGTCTGCGCCCGCTCGACGACGCCATCGCCTACCTGGAGCGGCCGCTCGCGCAGCGGCAGCAGAACGCAGCCAAGGCCAAGCAAGTGCTTGACCTCGTACGAGGTCAGAGGTCCGCAGGCGGCGAGGACTTCGAGTTCGTTCTGCAGAACGCACGCAACATCGCCCAGACCTACACCTTCCTGAGCGCCGACCTCGGCGACCAGGCATCGTTGACCGCCATGCAGCGCTACCGCGACCAGGTGATGGCCGAGACCACGGCTTGGTGGCAGCGGCGCACCGGCGGCAAGGTCCTGCTGTCGGCCCACAACGACCACGCGGGCTACGCGGCCTCCGATCCCACGCTGTACCCGAAGACCCAGGGCTCGTTCCTCCGCGACACCCTGGGCGTGGACTACCTGGCCATCGGCACCACCTTCGAGCGGGGTTCCTTCCTCTCCAAGGACCAGGCGCTCGGGGGCGAGTGGAAGAAGTTCACCGTCGGCCCGGCCGGTCCCGGCACGAACGAGTGCACGCTCGACCAGGTCCGGTACCGCGACTACTACGCCGACCTGCGCAAGGCCCCTGCCGCCGCCCGCAGCTGGCTGGGCCTTTCGCGCCCGACATACAGCGTCGGCACGCAGTACCCGAACGACAGGACGACCGAGGTCGCCATCGGCGTGGCGTACGACGTCCTGGTCCACCTCCACACCGTCCGGGAGGCGAAGGAGCTGTAG
- a CDS encoding universal stress protein, which yields MERELIVGADGSEESLSAVDWAVDEAVRREVPLRIVYASAWERYEVRKPSFSIHRGAARTFAEHIPAQAIARAHTRAPGLKVTSEVLAEDPATALVRESAGAVVVGCRGRGELAGLLLGSVSLSVAAHAASPVIVVRGGRQNRDGGFQRVVVGVDEADEAGAVVAFALRAAELRRGELRAVHAWRCPAHQAPEPPRAADATDFHQLRAETRLDVVLRDVEQQHAAVTVRRDAVEGLARAALLDASTTADLLVVGARRRKGHIGMQLGPVNHAVLHHSACPVAVVPHG from the coding sequence GTGGAGCGAGAACTGATCGTCGGTGCGGACGGCTCCGAGGAGAGCCTGTCAGCCGTCGACTGGGCGGTGGACGAGGCCGTGCGGCGAGAGGTGCCGCTACGGATCGTGTACGCCTCGGCCTGGGAGCGGTACGAGGTGCGCAAGCCGTCCTTCAGTATCCACCGCGGCGCCGCGCGCACCTTCGCCGAGCACATCCCCGCCCAGGCGATCGCGCGGGCGCACACCCGCGCGCCCGGGCTGAAGGTCACGAGCGAGGTGCTCGCGGAGGATCCGGCGACCGCGCTCGTCCGTGAGAGCGCGGGCGCGGTCGTCGTCGGCTGCCGGGGCAGGGGCGAACTCGCCGGGCTCCTGCTGGGGTCCGTGAGTCTCTCGGTGGCCGCGCACGCCGCGTCACCTGTGATCGTGGTGCGCGGCGGCCGGCAGAACCGCGACGGCGGATTCCAGCGGGTCGTCGTCGGTGTCGACGAGGCGGACGAGGCCGGGGCCGTCGTCGCTTTCGCCCTGCGGGCCGCCGAACTGCGGCGCGGGGAACTGCGCGCGGTGCACGCCTGGCGGTGCCCCGCCCACCAGGCGCCCGAGCCGCCGCGCGCGGCGGACGCGACGGACTTTCACCAGCTGCGCGCCGAGACGAGGCTCGACGTGGTGCTGCGGGACGTCGAGCAGCAGCACGCTGCCGTGACCGTGCGACGGGACGCCGTGGAGGGCCTGGCCCGTGCGGCGTTGCTCGACGCGTCCACGACCGCCGACCTGCTCGTGGTCGGCGCGCGGCGCCGGAAAGGACACATCGGCATGCAGCTCGGCCCGGTCAACCACGCGGTCCTGCACCACTCCGCGTGCCCCGTCGCGGTGGTACCGCACGGCTGA
- a CDS encoding universal stress protein — protein sequence MAQDVASGGLVVGVDGSAAALAALRWSAAKARLLHTHVLAVHAWLPSGYLRAPYARVLERPTPDQDRARAAATLEENVAQLLRTHPDADVVSLLREGPAAAVLLRHAQDALFLALGRKPRTDVTQPALGPVARACVRLAACPVVTVPEPPPGAEESGLPWLRDDWAGSLERA from the coding sequence ATGGCGCAGGACGTGGCCAGCGGGGGACTGGTCGTGGGTGTGGACGGTTCGGCTGCCGCGCTCGCCGCGCTGCGCTGGTCGGCGGCGAAGGCCCGGCTGCTGCACACGCACGTCCTGGCCGTTCACGCCTGGCTGCCCTCCGGCTACCTGCGCGCGCCCTACGCGCGCGTCCTCGAGCGGCCCACACCCGATCAGGACCGCGCCCGCGCCGCGGCCACGCTGGAGGAGAACGTGGCCCAGTTGCTCCGCACGCACCCCGACGCCGATGTCGTGTCGCTCCTGCGCGAAGGCCCGGCCGCCGCGGTCCTGCTGAGGCACGCTCAGGACGCGTTGTTCCTCGCTCTCGGCCGCAAGCCGCGGACGGACGTCACCCAGCCGGCGCTCGGCCCGGTCGCCCGCGCCTGCGTCAGGCTCGCGGCATGCCCCGTGGTGACCGTGCCGGAGCCACCGCCGGGTGCCGAGGAGTCCGGGCTGCCGTGGCTGCGGGATGACTGGGCGGGCAGTTTGGAGCGTGCCTGA
- a CDS encoding OsmC family protein: MNNQATVPAPGEPHHSPPPPTPTAQHVDVTHISGQAYGVFIRDHELTVDQPFEAGGDDDGPTPVELFVSSLATCVAYYAGRFLQRHHVPYENLRVRCEFEMADDRPARVAAVRMRIVLPVRLTPTERRTLLAVVNHCTVHNTLRQPPDVSVAVA; this comes from the coding sequence ATGAACAACCAAGCCACCGTGCCCGCTCCAGGAGAGCCGCACCATTCGCCACCACCGCCGACGCCCACAGCACAGCACGTCGACGTCACCCACATCTCCGGGCAGGCCTACGGGGTCTTCATCCGCGATCACGAGCTGACCGTCGACCAGCCCTTCGAGGCGGGCGGTGACGACGACGGGCCCACCCCGGTCGAACTGTTCGTCTCCTCCCTCGCCACCTGCGTCGCCTATTACGCCGGCCGGTTCCTTCAGCGCCACCACGTACCGTACGAAAACCTCCGCGTGCGCTGCGAGTTCGAGATGGCCGACGACCGGCCCGCCCGGGTCGCGGCCGTCCGCATGCGGATCGTGCTGCCCGTCCGGCTCACGCCGACCGAGCGCAGGACACTGCTCGCGGTGGTCAACCACTGCACGGTCCACAACACCCTGCGTCAGCCGCCCGACGTCAGCGTCGCCGTGGCCTGA
- a CDS encoding universal stress protein — protein sequence MPKPVVVGVDGSRESTDAAHWAAREAMRRGLPLRVVHAWEGLPESAESVSPSELCAPQYWARRVLRTVLDRLTFHHPGLYVSAEQVRKAPEPALLAETENAELLVLGSQGYGGVSGLFAGSVALATVAHSSCPVALVRAGCSETDERLPDRTGAACAPAPYRDVALAMDLPRPSDELLEFAFRAAEYRRAPLRVIHAWHHPHAVGLPDADERARARTAVQHAVAEAIAPWREKFPTVYVHEALAEGRPAHEVPKEAGGAGLLVVGRRRRQPRIGARTGPVTHAAMHHVTCPVVVVPHA from the coding sequence ATGCCCAAGCCTGTCGTTGTCGGCGTCGACGGTTCGAGGGAGAGCACCGATGCGGCGCACTGGGCCGCGAGAGAGGCCATGCGGCGTGGTCTGCCCCTGCGCGTCGTCCACGCGTGGGAGGGACTGCCCGAGTCGGCCGAGTCCGTGTCCCCGAGCGAGCTGTGCGCCCCGCAGTACTGGGCGCGCCGTGTGCTGCGCACCGTTCTCGACCGCCTGACCTTCCATCACCCCGGGCTGTACGTGTCCGCGGAACAGGTCAGGAAGGCGCCGGAGCCGGCGCTTCTGGCCGAGACGGAGAACGCGGAGCTGCTGGTGCTCGGCAGCCAGGGCTACGGCGGCGTCAGCGGACTGTTCGCCGGCTCTGTCGCCCTGGCGACCGTGGCCCACTCCTCCTGCCCGGTGGCGCTCGTCCGGGCGGGGTGCTCCGAGACCGACGAGCGCCTCCCGGACCGCACGGGCGCGGCCTGCGCACCAGCGCCCTACCGGGACGTGGCCCTGGCCATGGATCTGCCGCGGCCCAGTGACGAACTGCTGGAGTTCGCCTTCAGGGCCGCGGAGTACCGCAGGGCACCGTTGCGCGTGATCCACGCCTGGCACCACCCCCACGCCGTCGGGCTGCCGGACGCGGACGAGCGTGCCCGCGCCCGCACCGCCGTTCAGCACGCTGTGGCCGAGGCCATCGCCCCGTGGCGGGAGAAGTTCCCCACGGTCTACGTCCATGAGGCGCTGGCCGAGGGGCGCCCCGCTCACGAGGTGCCCAAGGAGGCCGGTGGTGCGGGTCTGCTCGTCGTGGGCCGCAGGCGGCGCCAGCCACGGATCGGCGCTCGCACCGGCCCGGTCACGCACGCGGCCATGCACCACGTCACCTGCCCGGTCGTCGTGGTGCCGCACGCGTGA